The DNA sequence AAAAAATTTATCCTAGGAGGATGCTATGGTTGATTTGAAAACCAAAAAAGTCATCATCATTGGTGACCGAGACGGCGTTCCCGGGGAGGCTATTAAGCTCTGTGCAGAATCGGCAGGTGCTGAGGTTGTATATGCTGCAACCGAATGCTTTGTCTGAACAAGCGCAGGAGCAATGGACTTGGAAAACCAAAAGCGAGTCAAAGATTTAGCTGAAAAATACGGTCCTGAGAACGTAATCGTTCTTTTGGGCGGTGCAGAAGCTGAATCTTCAGGTTTAGCCTGCGAAACTGTTACAGTAGGCGACCCGACTTTTGCAGGTCCGTTGGCTGGAGTCTCGTTGGGACTCTTGTGCTATCACGTGGCAGAACCGGAAATTAAGAGCCAAATAGACCCTGCGGTCTATGAAGAGCAGGTAAGCATGATGGAAATGGTTATGGACGTCAATGCTATTATCGCGGAAATTTCGGAATACCGAAATAAAGGCTGCAAATTCCTGTAATGCCTTTCGGAGCTTATGCGTTTTATCCCGTAAGCTTCTTTCGTGTTAGTCGGCGGTGCAGTAGTACAAGAATGACACCATTCTTTAAAATGGAGCATTTTTGCAGCTGCACCGCTTTTTTTTATTTGCTTAAACATTTAATAGTTTTTAATAATTGTGAAAAGGTATTACAATAAGTATAATCGGCATACTCTTGTCTTTCTTTTAAGGAGAGAATTTTTTTGTTTAATTCTTCTGCGTATTTTATTAAATCTAAATTTCTACTATTTATACCGTTAAAAGATGCACCGCAATCTATAATAATTTCTGATTTTTCGATCACGAGTTTTGCTTCATCAAATATTTTGTCGCTTATAGCTTCAAAAGAATTTTGAGTCAGATATTTTGTGCTTAGTGCTCTTGCTATTGGTGTATCCAAATCATTTTCAAAGAGTATACCTGAGTTAAAATTGATTTCATACTTATTGAGCAGCCGATATACAGGAATTCCTTTGCCTTCACCTCCGACAACAAAAATTTTAGAGGAGGTATCTCGGCGTGCCAGTTCTATATTTCCTAAGAGGGTATTATATGAACCGTTTTTGATATCAAAGGCCTTACAAATTGAGGTATCGCTTATAATTTCTTCCGGTGTGCCATATAGGTAATTATCCTTGTCCAAAATTAAAATGATTTTATCTGCAATCTTAGGTATCAAATCGAGTTCGTGTAAGGAAAGAATGATAATCTTGTTTTTTTTACGGGCCAAGGTTCGTAAGATTCCCAAAAGGTCAATTTTATATCTGATATCTAAAAAAGAAGTCGGTTCGTCAAGAATTATTAAGTCAGCTTCTTGGCAAATCGCTCTTGCAATCATGATTCGCTGTTTTTCACCATCGCTTAACGAAAGAAATTCTTTGTGTTTTAATGCCTCTCCGTCTACTATTTTTATTGCATCATCAACAGCCATGTAATCTGCTTCCGTCATTTTTCCGAATTTATTTGTGTGAGGGTATCTGCCTGTTGCAACGATTTCTTCGGCAGTCATAAGATGAGGATTTATCCTGTCGGTCAAGACTACACTCATTTTTTTTGCTTGTTCTATATTACTGAGTCTTTCAATATCCTCTTCACCTATAAAAACTTTTCCGCCTAATTTTTTTATATGTTGTGTAATTGTTTTGATTATTGTTGACTTACCTGAGCCGTTAGGCCCCATAAGGCAAAGTATTTGTCCATGCTGTAATTCTATCTCAATATTACCTAAGATAACGGAATTACCGTATCCGACATCAAGCTGTTTTAATTTAAATAGATCCATATTTTTTATTTTTTCCTACCATTAGCCAAATTACAATGGGAGCTCCTATCATGGATGTAATTGTACTGAGACTCAGCTCTGTTGGTGCAAATAAGGTTCTGGCAAAATAATCGCTTAAAAGAGAAAAACTTGCACCCATCAATGTAACTGCCGATATCAGTATTTTAGGCTGTGAGGTTGAAACTGTAAGGCGGGTTAAATGCGGGACTGCTATACCTACAAAGGATATTGGCCCTGCAAAGCCTGTAACGCAGGCTGAAAGAATACTCGATAGAAAAATAAGGACCAGTCTGAAATTTTTAATATTAACTCCCATGCTTTTTGCATAGTTTTCTCCGAGGAGGTAAGCTTGTAATGGCTTTGACAAACAGAATACTCCGATTACAGAAGGAATAATAATTATACCTGAAATCCGAATCATCTTCCATGTGATGCCTGAAAAACTGCCCATCGACCACATAGTAAGACCCGCAATTTTATAATCGGAAGCAAAGGCTATCATAAAATTAGTTCCTGCGGAGGCTATGTAGCCTATCATAATACCTACAACAATTAATATTGAAATATCTCTTACCCGTTTTGCAAAGACTAATACCAAAAGCATTGATAAAAGACTTCCTATGGCAGAGGCTAAAAATACTAAGAAGAGGGAATTAAGGGCAATGTTAAATGTAAAATTAGTCAAAATTATAAATCCTACAAAAAGGCGTGCACCTGAGGAAATCCCTAATACATAAGGCCCTGCTATAGGATTTCTAAAAAAGGTCTGTAATAAAAATCCCGATATTGATAAGGCAATACCGAAAAGAATAGCAGCAAGTATTCTTGGCAGTCTTATTTTAAATAAGACATTATATTCCAAGGTACTTGGAGTTCTTTCTCCTATACAGATATCCCAAATATCTTTTAAGCTAAAAGATACGGAACCTGAAACAATATTTATAAATACCGCAAATATAAATAAAATTGATAGGAATATAAAAACTATGGTAATCCGCCTCTTCTTTTCGGTATTCATGTGTTATTTTTTTTCTACAGGAAGCGGTTTACTGAATAAATAAAAATATTCTGTTTCGGTTAACTCGCCCGGTTTTGAATGAATTATCTTATTTAATTCTTCAATCATATCTGCAACATGATCTGCACTTTGATAGTAATTAGGCTTAACTCCCCAGACCTTATTTTCTTTTACTGCTTTGAGATCTTTTAAATATTCGGCAAAGGCTACTAAGTCTTCCGTGCTTTTAATGGCACTTCCGTTTACGCTGTCGTAAAATAAGAAGTCTGCTTTTTCCGCTCCTTTATAAAATTCTTCAGCATTCATTTTTGTGTTTCCGTTTTTATCGGGATTTAAGTCTTTGAAAATATATTTGATTCCAAGTATTTCAAACATTTTTACATTGTAATCTCCTGCATTTCGAACATAAAAGATATCCTTAGACATAAAAGCCGAAGCAAAGGTAGTCTTATTTGCAGATTTTTTGTTCATTTCTTCTACCGCATTTATTTTTGCCAATTCTCTTTCATAATACTTATTTGCTTCTTTCTCTTTTCCTGTTATTTCTCCGGCAAATTTTATCCATTCAAGACGGGCTCGGGGATCGGCTTCCTGATGATTTGAAACTCCTATCCATTTAAGTCCCAGTTCATTAAACTTG is a window from the Treponema denticola genome containing:
- the grdA gene encoding glycine/sarcosine/betaine reductase complex selenoprotein A codes for the protein MVDLKTKKVIIIGDRDGVPGEAIKLCAESAGAEVVYAATECFVUTSAGAMDLENQKRVKDLAEKYGPENVIVLLGGAEAESSGLACETVTVGDPTFAGPLAGVSLGLLCYHVAEPEIKSQIDPAVYEEQVSMMEMVMDVNAIIAEISEYRNKGCKFL
- a CDS encoding FecCD family ABC transporter permease — translated: MNTEKKRRITIVFIFLSILFIFAVFINIVSGSVSFSLKDIWDICIGERTPSTLEYNVLFKIRLPRILAAILFGIALSISGFLLQTFFRNPIAGPYVLGISSGARLFVGFIILTNFTFNIALNSLFLVFLASAIGSLLSMLLVLVFAKRVRDISILIVVGIMIGYIASAGTNFMIAFASDYKIAGLTMWSMGSFSGITWKMIRISGIIIIPSVIGVFCLSKPLQAYLLGENYAKSMGVNIKNFRLVLIFLSSILSACVTGFAGPISFVGIAVPHLTRLTVSTSQPKILISAVTLMGASFSLLSDYFARTLFAPTELSLSTITSMIGAPIVIWLMVGKNKKYGSI
- a CDS encoding ABC transporter ATP-binding protein, which produces MDLFKLKQLDVGYGNSVILGNIEIELQHGQILCLMGPNGSGKSTIIKTITQHIKKLGGKVFIGEEDIERLSNIEQAKKMSVVLTDRINPHLMTAEEIVATGRYPHTNKFGKMTEADYMAVDDAIKIVDGEALKHKEFLSLSDGEKQRIMIARAICQEADLIILDEPTSFLDIRYKIDLLGILRTLARKKNKIIILSLHELDLIPKIADKIILILDKDNYLYGTPEEIISDTSICKAFDIKNGSYNTLLGNIELARRDTSSKIFVVGGEGKGIPVYRLLNKYEINFNSGILFENDLDTPIARALSTKYLTQNSFEAISDKIFDEAKLVIEKSEIIIDCGASFNGINSRNLDLIKYAEELNKKILSLKERQEYADYTYCNTFSQLLKTIKCLSK
- a CDS encoding ABC transporter substrate-binding protein; translation: MKKRIIVWFAAILMLFFTSAWAKGSQETTSEMGLKKIGQLELKYAKSFSVDYYEQGIKKYKDVEGREVWFVPRGKTIEGGENLNVIETPVKSLVILSTVHATLLRPIGELDKVTGTSVQSDTWKIPEIKKGMDDGKIKFVGSKNALDYEMLHALNADAILLTYENMARTPGIISKFNELGLKWIGVSNHQEADPRARLEWIKFAGEITGKEKEANKYYERELAKINAVEEMNKKSANKTTFASAFMSKDIFYVRNAGDYNVKMFEILGIKYIFKDLNPDKNGNTKMNAEEFYKGAEKADFLFYDSVNGSAIKSTEDLVAFAEYLKDLKAVKENKVWGVKPNYYQSADHVADMIEELNKIIHSKPGELTETEYFYLFSKPLPVEKK